The window TCTAAGTTACACTTGAATTTGTTTGTATAATATTTactaataattatatgattattattatttggtgatgcttgatatatgatttgataaataaaaacaaaattttctggcattttctACTAAAACTGAAacacgatatcgaactaaaggctcaatattaagtagttaataaggaaaacaggtcggtaacgccttacttttggtacgatcatgacgtattgaAAGTTGGATCGTTACAAAAATGTTCTTCtttattttgtgtgaaaaaaTCAAGCAGAACCAATCTTTTGGAGACTAAGGTGTAATTCTCAATTTTTGAAGGATCATTTTTGTCAACAAACTAATTTTTGTAATGGTCAACTCATTTGATGTGTGTATTGGAACATATATGCAATCAAAATAGCTTATTTGAAGACAACCTTTCATTCacacaagtacttatttcatatATGCAGTTTCTGTAGTATTTGATTACTAAGCATTTGATTGATAGTAATTTTTCATTTATAATAAGCTCAGAAGCCTATAAAAGCATTAGTTTTGTTTGTTCATGAGATTTTATTCCTTACAGGAATTAgttaaactaaataaatatagcATGTTTATTTGGTTAGGTATATGGATGATTCACGACAAAAGGCTGAGTCATGAGTTACAGAAATTTGTTGGTTGGGATTTCTGCTGGAGGCCATTGAAAAGGTCATGAGGTTGATGGTTTTGAACGGTGGAGATTTTGCATCAACAATTATGAGTTGGAAACACTCACATTGAATTGATGGACTCAGTCATGtaattttcaatttaattataTCAATGCTGTTTAATTAGTTTACTGTTAATTGTGTTGAATTGATAACATTATTTTGTATTTGCACATCAGGTGTAATATATCCCAGGcgcacgaaaaaaaaaaaagaaaatgtcgTCTATGTTTCATCACATTGAATTGCTGGCTGCCTTGGCGTATTATCCTAGCATCGAATTGTTCGGATAAGAttataaagaaaagtaaaataaaattaaaaccacgtgtagtcaccaaaaaaatcacATATAATAATTCATTTAAGATTGTTTTTTGATAAATTTGTCTTTATTCAAGACTAAATTAATTGGTTAACTTAGCATTCAGAAAAACAAGATATTTGGTTGTTCAGAGAGAGTAGAGAAGAACACATTGTTTTTGTTGTCTTAATGCTAATATTGATATGGATCATTAAGTTTGTGCTCATATAATTagctattttctgtattttttgtatgttttactTTAAAAATAAAGGATTTTATTTAAATGAGATTGCTCTAAAATTGAATGATATACTCCTAAATCTTAAGTAACAAACTGTCTTACAATATAACGTGAAGATAAATTCAAATTCTATGTTTATTGTAGTAAAGCTTTGTATTTTATATAGCACATTTTGATTCATTTCTATTTCATTTATGtgtttcatataaaaaatttcgatgtcatttttttaatttttcattatcatcattattgtttgtattctattttttttctttattcttctccttcatagatttattttaaaatacacaaacaaataaataaataaataaaaaagataaacaaaaaaatatataaaaaaaagaagaaaataatgtCAATAATGACAACAACAACCATGATAGTAACAAAGGAGGATAAACAATCAACTGGAAAAAAGAAGAATgatggagaagaaaaaaaaagtgtatatGTACTGTGACTtaggcttttttatttaaataaataaataaaaatgattaattttcaaaatacgCGGAAAATAAAATTGGGATGAAAATACGCATGGTCATCTCACCTATAGGACATGCGAAATGAAAAAACACATCAATTTAAAGATGGCGCCAGCAAAATAGAGACTGACATAGAAAAATAGTAGACAGCGCAAGAAGCCTATCTTTCCAATGCAGGACTGGCCACCCCGAAATGGCTATCTATAGTTCAGCGCCTAGAGTACAAACACGAATTAGGCACACAGTGGCTTCGCCCACGAATTGTGTTGCAAATCATATTTCAAAGCGATATGAGACAAATCCTAAACCTCGTTACGGTTACATGTCATATAATACAAAGCAAGAAAGACCTCGCAGTTTTGGTGGTCGTGGCAGAGTACCTGCACCAACATCTTGGCAGCAGCTTTATCGTCGAGGTCATATCTTCGAAAGGTCATTTGCCGCAAATGAGCTGGCCCGATATCGTGATTCCTGAGCTGCTCAAACACATTTGTTATTATATTGCGACTTAACTTTAATACTAGATTGAATTGAATCgtggttgaaaagaaaaaaaaatcattgatTTTAATAAGTGAATAATAATggatgaaaagagaaaaaatatgaaaaagtaaGTGAATAATAATGGatgattttaatgaaaaaaattactTAAGACCATCTTCACCATCTCAATTTTTATTTGTgacccacctgtcataaaaagtaagtATTTGTTTGggtattattattttgataaaaaaaatcttttttcaatgaaaaatgatctttttttttttattttttagcgtgtttagTAAATTTTgattagtaaaagtaaaagcactagaaaaataagaaaaacatctttttttgagaagctataatttacatctttttttaaaagatctttttttttttaaaaaaaatgtttttcatgtaataaataaataaataagtacttttatattgttatatccaaacataattgatagataaaaagatctttttggatgagatacccaaacataaaattacttttacttttccatcagatcttttagaaaaatataactcgaaaaaagatcttttttagaagttcacccaaacaagtcctaactccacatcagcttttgcgtatttaaaattaatgtaattaattttttcaataatataatttaaatttataaatttaaaaataattcactattaaaagatattaatattaaataaattcatatataacaataatacacaatatataattcgggattacactaatttgtaaaattaattaatataaaaaaacataattaagctctatagttgacgacaagaattgtgaaattgccatatgtgttcaatcaagtcctctttcaattgtctATACTGCTGCCTATTTCGAAGTAGGGCATTTCTTTGGAAaaattgatggtatggtgcaaaatcttcttctcccagctgaggttgtgataagccattttcGACATAATCATACTCTAAGCCTTGAGCAAAATTTCCTGCATAAGTGTCTCTttaataataacggtaacataGTAACAGCTAGTTTCTAACGACTAATTTTGCAACGGCTAGTTTCGCAACAGCTAATTTTAATAATGtggttagtattttaaattttaaaaataaaaattatttaataaattaattataatttaattatttaattatataagtgttagcattttaattatttgatctaattaattattataattattaacaaattaattatgatttaattatttaattaattattatttaaataattaatataaattattaattacataaagaaataattatttattataattattactaatttaattattatttaattatttaatataattatttaattattttaaattttatataattatttatttttaataataacttGTCAAATAATGATATGCTACAACGATAAATTCTCCAAAGGTGTAAGAAAAAAGTGGAATGAAAACCAGCCGATGGAGATGCTCTAACTAGTTAACTAtgttaaattattgattaaatatttgGGTAGAACCTAAACCTACCTTAAgatttattttatgaattaacAATGtagatttatatttaatatagttAAGTACATTTTTTCACTTTTGacttttgaaataatttttgtgAGGACAGCTAATATTACAAAAAGTAACTTCTGAAGTattttaaaatacattaaaaagattctataaataaaaataaagtgatACTAGAAAATTAGGTAAATTTACTCTAGGTAATTAAGTACCTACTCTTTTAGGATGTGTTTGGTTTAACGTTGAAATCACATCAAGTAGTTCAGTCTTTTTGAAgtctcaatatttttttttgctatATATTTCTCTTTGAACGCAACTTTGATTCTATATTCAAGCGCTCGTTCTTCAAAAGTAACAAATTGGAACTTTTGTGTTCAATTGTTATGTTTGTagaagtaattaaaaaaaattattccttTTCTACTAATTTTATCTTTCCTTctcatttataaaaaaaacataaaaaaaatttatgtatttttttcctaCTAATTTTATCCTTCCTTctcatttgttatttttttataaaatttttaatactcATTGttagtataatattttttaatcatttactaaaactttttttgttatttttttatttggatttgtATAATTTTTACCATGTTCTCAAATTAGTATATATTTGAACTTCTCTGGAATGTTTGTGTTCCACAACCAGTTCCAATTACTGTTGGCATTTcaatttaatgttttctttaATAACCATCTATAACCCTCCCTTGCACTATACTTTTTTGTTGCTGCAGGCCACCACTTTCACTGTGGTTCCAACTTAGTCAAACTAGAATATCTCAGACCACAAataaactgcttaatctcatgcggaataggcgtggtaagactatcaacctcccaagacacccctttccacaagtcagccaccatgaaatctgattcagaaatatGTACATAAGGAACAAGGTTGCAAAGCTTACCAAAAGGAGTCCACTCATCATACCAAACTGATTTGTGGACATCTCCAATATTCCAATGAAGCCCTTCCTTGAGATGCTCATAGGCACTAATAATGTTCTTCCAGGTGGCCGATGAAGAATTTCTACTGTTTCCGTTCATACCAGATTGATTCCTGAGATATTTATGCTTCAGAACCTGCACCCATAACTTCTCACTATTATTTAGACAATCCCATACCAACTTTCCCAGAAGCGCCATGTTAGCACAGGAAGTATCCCTAATACCCAATCCTCCTGCCTTTTTAGGAGTTATGGTGACCTCCCACTTGACCAGAGGCAGCCCTTTTCTAGTCGCTTGGCCTTTCCACAAGAATTGTCTCATCaaggaatcaattttattacatgcatacttcgggagaagagaaatttgcatttcataaactggGATAGAGGCCATAACCGATTTAACAAGACAAAGCCTCCCTGCCTTATTCAGTAGGCGTCCTTTCCAACTGGAGAGCTTTctcgaaattttttcaataatctcCTGAGCCGTCTTCCTGGAAGCTCTGGCATGACTGATGTTAATTCCCAGGTATTTACCCAAATCATTGCTGAACCAGATGTTAGAGACCCCTGAGAGAACCTCTTTTCTCCTCTCCGACACCCTCTTGGAACACTGGGCCTTTGACTTATGAAGATTTACCTTTAAACCTGACGCTCTAGAAAACAAGTCCAAACAATGCATGACCTCTATTACTTGAGCTTTTGATGCCTTACAGAAAAGCAaaagatcatctgcaaacatcaaatgagagagtCGTGGTCCATTCCTAGAAACCGCAACTGGGTTCCACAAACCTTGGGAAACTCTATGAGAGATAAAGCAGGC is drawn from Arachis hypogaea cultivar Tifrunner chromosome 12, arahy.Tifrunner.gnm2.J5K5, whole genome shotgun sequence and contains these coding sequences:
- the LOC140176622 gene encoding uncharacterized protein; translation: MSLLAKAFRNHSSRALPAVESRILGSNIYQIAFDRSQSLRQCSIVSCALLHLLHISSGSYFVLWNGNRLQNFNPKRGLRQGDPMSPYLFVLCMEMIACFISHRVSQGLWNPVAVSRNGPRLSHLMFADDLLLFCKASKAQVIEVMHCLDLFSRASGLKVNLHKSKAQCSKRVSERRKEVLSGVSNIWFSNDLGQATRKGLPLVKWEVTITPKKAGGLGIRDTSCANMALLGKLVWDCLNNSEKLWVQVLKHKYLRNQSGMNGNSRNSSSATWKNIISAYEHLKEGLHWNIGDVHKSVWYDEWTPFGKLCNLVPYVHISESDFMFD